One Heteronotia binoei isolate CCM8104 ecotype False Entrance Well chromosome 20, APGP_CSIRO_Hbin_v1, whole genome shotgun sequence DNA segment encodes these proteins:
- the CCP110 gene encoding centriolar coiled-coil protein of 110 kDa isoform X1, giving the protein MEDYEKFCAKHLARLQGEPLHGEMPPVAQHSPVSLIQFHGVPVLPPLLSLQRKKEIQQDRQKALDFELWRQNSRKRILLNRVQEILENVQMKKSSGRNDLDPLEMEKTCSAVEPQVINGFVSESNGVLASSVALSCSTEPQKTLEAKPADAPVESGRNIVRETKQLVLDKQEDICLGPSEKRGCPEGSLAIPSSIVPSKEPAKQQDVEMGLAAEEAPDPYVMSLQNLLKKSREYIQREQNRRSMRSSSKRSVSESLSDKENDAVKISDSMKERGKLMGRSYTAVMLDKPNLTSPQGSSVPKNSTRVVASSSFSKVDIPMRSGTPPLLDSDSDEDFKNTSLFDHENSILRSLTGSYSKLPSPEPSMSPKMHRRRPRPSSMGHIVINNPINAYELSPNEKGRAAGLIGPIAGDKAFASDPVPKLTPSFAPVSFGKTRAFNKSASDISDESAVVKQNQVCHLPASEQESRGLSTSEGAEPMASDSRRESTTCILAPSLQEPVAATGPVAIAMQNAASGGAKQAGLPDKAKCNATELNKSYDVESPSPLLMQTQHPLPIDTPNAGSEHALENSLEKVKRRLELDADHVQKENVPCVVRGGATEPEKLWLHDQRGPVGAALAAKNEAHGRGSREEEALKIKMLALEEMRKRLEEQHAQQLSLLIAEQEREQERLQKEIEEQERRLKGEKTALAGTEIPQIAVSSGVDLQWRKISDTHLLESVLTQVETLHNASSESMGFVSAKLGSTADAPFYLWEPPANTKSVSASRSISRSKMRWSQVYSPEMKRKLNKISAMAKGFLTRRLLETEKLKHLRQTVKDTREFIRNFQSEAPLKRGAVSAQDASLQERVVAQLRAALYDIHDIFFKMEVSERMNILHHDREVRKEKMLRQLDKAKTPRDRVALSTATQKSLDRKKYMKYVEKWATEMGMPNKKAIVKQKTPENRVLQPNQGQNAPIQRLLSRQGTPKASGKGAEQNRKKPSESRVSNKARSGVYAGKIQRKKPNVVTT; this is encoded by the exons ATGGAGGACTACGAGAAGTTCTGCGCAAAACACCTGGCGAGGCTCCAAGGAGAGCCGCTGCACGGAGAGATGCCTCCGGTTGCTCAGCACAGCCCTGTTTCCCTGATCCAGTTCCATGGTGTTCCTGTGCTTCCTCCACTG CTTAGTCttcagagaaaaaaagaaattcagcaagacagacaaaaagccctggactttgaACTCTGGAGGCAAAATTCCAGGAAAAGAATTTTGTTGAACCGTGTTCAGGAGATTTTGGAAAATGTGCAG aTGAAGAAATCGTCCGGTCGGAATGACTTAGATCCTTTAGAGATGGAGAAAACTTGTTCTGCTGTAGAACCTCAAGTGATAAATGGGTTCGTCAGTGAATCGAATGGTGTTTTGGCAAGTTCTGTTGCTCTTAGTTGTTCTACAGAACCCCAAAAGACACTGGAAGCTAAGCCGGCAGATGCCCCAGTTGAATCTGGTAGAAACATAGTAAGAGAAACCAAACAGCTTGTCCTTGATAAACAAGAGGACATTTGCCTTGGCCCGTCCGAGAAGAGAGGTTGCCCAGAAGGTTCGTTGGCCATTCCAAGCAGCATAGTTCCTTCCAAGGAGCCTGCAAAGCAACAGGATGTTGAGATGGGGCTGGCTGCTGAGGAAGCCCCGGATCCTTATGTCATGAGCCTTCAGaacctcttgaaaaaatccaggGAGTACATACAGCGAGAACAAAACAGACGTAGCATGAGAAGCAGTTCAAAGAGAAGCGTCAGCGAGAGCCTTTCGGATAAAGAAAACGACGCAGTTAAAATAAGCGACTCCATGAAAGAGAGAGGAAAACTGATGGGCAGGAGTTATACGGCAGTGATGCTTGATAAGCCAAATCTTACTTCTCCGCAAGGTTCTTCTGTCCCCAAAAATAGCACAAGGGTAGTAGCATCATCCAGTTTCTCTAAAGTGGATATACCCATGAGATCTGGAACACCACCTTTGCTAGATTCTGATTCGGATGAAGACTTTAAAAATACCTCTCTGTTTGATCACGAGAACAGCATCCTCCGAAGCCTTACGGGTTCTTACTCGAAATTACCCAGCCCTGAGCCAAGCATGAGCCCGAAAATGCACCGAAGGCGCCCAAGGCCTTCTTCAATGGGGCACATTGTCATTAACAACCCTATAAATGCCTATGAATTAAGCCCCAACGAGAAGGGAAGAGCTGCGGGTTTGATTGGCCCCATTGCCGGCGACAAAGCTTTTGCCTCGGACCCTGTGCCAAAACTCACACCAAGCTTTGCTCCAGTTTCCTTCGGGAAAACTCGCGCTTTCAACAAGAGTGCTTCAGACATCTCTGATGAATCCGCAGTTGTCAAACAGAATCAAGTCTGTCACCTTCCTGCTAGCGAGCAAGAAAGCAGAGGGCTTTCCACCAGCGAAGGAGCGGAACCGATGGCGTCAGATAGCAGAAGAGAATCAACAACTTGCATTTTGGCCCCAAGCCTGCAAGAGCCCGTTGCAGCTACTGGCCCTGTTGCCATTGCCATGCAGAATGCAGCAAGCGGTGGAGCCAAGCAGGCTGGTTTGCCAGACAAAGCCAAATGCAACGCCACGGAGCTTAATAAATCTTATGATGTGGAAAGCCCCTCTCCTTTGCTGATGCAAACCCAGCACCCCCTGCCAATCGACACCCCGAATGCAGGAAGTGAGCATGCTTTGGAAAACAGCTTGGAAAAGGTGAAGCGAAGGCTTGAGCTGGACGCCGACCATGTGCAGAAGGAAAATGTACCTTGTGTTGTGAGGGGAGGTGCCACCGAGCCGGAGAAACTGTGGCTGCATGACCAGAGGGGCCCTGTAGGAGCTGCTCTTGCTGCCAAGAATGAGGCACATGGCAGAGGTTCCAGAG AAGAGGAGGCTCTGAAAATAAAAATGCTGGCTTTGGAAGAAATGAGGAAAAGACTAGAGGAACAGCATGCGCAACAGCTCTCGTTGCTGATTGCAGAGCAAGAGCGAGAACAGGAAAGGCTGCAAAAG GAGATCGAAGAGCAGGAGAGGCGGCTAAAAGGAGAGAAAACTGCCTTAGCCGGAACAGAGATCCCTCAGATCGCTGTCAGCAGTGGGGTGGATTTGCAGTGGAGGAAGATCAGTGACACCCACTTGCTGGAATCTGTGCTGACTCAAGTGGAAACTCTCCATAATGCCAGCTCCGAAAGCATGG GCTTTGTCAGTGCCAAGCTTGGCTCAACAGCTGACGCTCCATTCTACCTCTGGGAACCGCCAGCAAATACAAAGTCGGTTTCAGCGTCCAGGTCAATTAGCAGGAGCAAAATGAGGTGGTCTCAG GTGTACAGTCCTGAGATGAAGAGGAAGCTAAACAAGATCTCTGCTATGGCTAAGGGATTCCTGACACGTAGACTGTTAGAGACAGAGAAACTGAAGCACCTCCGGCAAACTGTCAAA gacaCAAGGGAGTTCATTAGAAACTTTCAATCAGAAGCGCCGTTAAAGAGAGGAGCCGTTTCCGCTCAAGATGCTTCCTTGCAAGAGCGAGTGGTAGCTCAG CTGAGAGCAGCCTTGTATGATATCCATGATATCTTCTTCAAAATGGAGGTGTCTGAGAGGATGAATATCCTGCATCACGATCGGGAAGTTCGCAAAGAGAAAATGCTGCGGCAGCTG gataAAGCAAAAACCCCTCGAGACAGAGTGGCACTTTCCACAGCCACACAGAAGTCTTTGGATAGGAAGAAATATATGAAGTACGTGGAGAAATG GGCTACAGAAATGGGCATGCCAAACAAAAAAGCAATAGTGAAACAAAAGACTCCAGAAAACAG AGTCCTTCAGCCAAATCAGGGACAAAATGCTCCCATTCAGAGACTCCTTTCCAGACAAGG
- the CCP110 gene encoding centriolar coiled-coil protein of 110 kDa isoform X4 — protein MEDYEKFCAKHLARLQGEPLHGEMPPVAQHSPVSLIQFHGVPVLPPLLSLQRKKEIQQDRQKALDFELWRQNSRKRILLNRVQEILENVQMKKSSGRNDLDPLEMEKTCSAVEPQVINGFVSESNGVLASSVALSCSTEPQKTLEAKPADAPVESGRNIVRETKQLVLDKQEDICLGPSEKRGCPEGSLAIPSSIVPSKEPAKQQDVEMGLAAEEAPDPYVMSLQNLLKKSREYIQREQNRRSMRSSSKRSVSESLSDKENDAVKISDSMKERGKLMGRSYTAVMLDKPNLTSPQGSSVPKNSTRVVASSSFSKVDIPMRSGTPPLLDSDSDEDFKNTSLFDHENSILRSLTGSYSKLPSPEPSMSPKMHRRRPRPSSMGHIVINNPINAYELSPNEKGRAAGLIGPIAGDKAFASDPVPKLTPSFAPVSFGKTRAFNKSASDISDESAVVKQNQVCHLPASEQESRGLSTSEGAEPMASDSRRESTTCILAPSLQEPVAATGPVAIAMQNAASGGAKQAGLPDKAKCNATELNKSYDVESPSPLLMQTQHPLPIDTPNAGSEHALENSLEKVKRRLELDADHVQKENVPCVVRGGATEPEKLWLHDQRGPVGAALAAKNEAHGRGSREEEALKIKMLALEEMRKRLEEQHAQQLSLLIAEQEREQERLQKEIEEQERRLKGEKTALAGTEIPQIAVSSGVDLQWRKISDTHLLESVLTQVETLHNASSESMGFVSAKLGSTADAPFYLWEPPANTKSVSASRSISRSKMRWSQVYSPEMKRKLNKISAMAKGFLTRRLLETEKLKHLRQTVKDTREFIRNFQSEAPLKRGAVSAQDASLQERVVAQLRAALYDIHDIFFKMEVSERMNILHHDREVRKEKMLRQLDKAKTPRDRVALSTATQKSLDRKKYMKATEMGMPNKKAIVKQKTPENRVLQPNQGQNAPIQRLLSRQGSICRKNPKKEAKCCDNLRRQHSLG, from the exons ATGGAGGACTACGAGAAGTTCTGCGCAAAACACCTGGCGAGGCTCCAAGGAGAGCCGCTGCACGGAGAGATGCCTCCGGTTGCTCAGCACAGCCCTGTTTCCCTGATCCAGTTCCATGGTGTTCCTGTGCTTCCTCCACTG CTTAGTCttcagagaaaaaaagaaattcagcaagacagacaaaaagccctggactttgaACTCTGGAGGCAAAATTCCAGGAAAAGAATTTTGTTGAACCGTGTTCAGGAGATTTTGGAAAATGTGCAG aTGAAGAAATCGTCCGGTCGGAATGACTTAGATCCTTTAGAGATGGAGAAAACTTGTTCTGCTGTAGAACCTCAAGTGATAAATGGGTTCGTCAGTGAATCGAATGGTGTTTTGGCAAGTTCTGTTGCTCTTAGTTGTTCTACAGAACCCCAAAAGACACTGGAAGCTAAGCCGGCAGATGCCCCAGTTGAATCTGGTAGAAACATAGTAAGAGAAACCAAACAGCTTGTCCTTGATAAACAAGAGGACATTTGCCTTGGCCCGTCCGAGAAGAGAGGTTGCCCAGAAGGTTCGTTGGCCATTCCAAGCAGCATAGTTCCTTCCAAGGAGCCTGCAAAGCAACAGGATGTTGAGATGGGGCTGGCTGCTGAGGAAGCCCCGGATCCTTATGTCATGAGCCTTCAGaacctcttgaaaaaatccaggGAGTACATACAGCGAGAACAAAACAGACGTAGCATGAGAAGCAGTTCAAAGAGAAGCGTCAGCGAGAGCCTTTCGGATAAAGAAAACGACGCAGTTAAAATAAGCGACTCCATGAAAGAGAGAGGAAAACTGATGGGCAGGAGTTATACGGCAGTGATGCTTGATAAGCCAAATCTTACTTCTCCGCAAGGTTCTTCTGTCCCCAAAAATAGCACAAGGGTAGTAGCATCATCCAGTTTCTCTAAAGTGGATATACCCATGAGATCTGGAACACCACCTTTGCTAGATTCTGATTCGGATGAAGACTTTAAAAATACCTCTCTGTTTGATCACGAGAACAGCATCCTCCGAAGCCTTACGGGTTCTTACTCGAAATTACCCAGCCCTGAGCCAAGCATGAGCCCGAAAATGCACCGAAGGCGCCCAAGGCCTTCTTCAATGGGGCACATTGTCATTAACAACCCTATAAATGCCTATGAATTAAGCCCCAACGAGAAGGGAAGAGCTGCGGGTTTGATTGGCCCCATTGCCGGCGACAAAGCTTTTGCCTCGGACCCTGTGCCAAAACTCACACCAAGCTTTGCTCCAGTTTCCTTCGGGAAAACTCGCGCTTTCAACAAGAGTGCTTCAGACATCTCTGATGAATCCGCAGTTGTCAAACAGAATCAAGTCTGTCACCTTCCTGCTAGCGAGCAAGAAAGCAGAGGGCTTTCCACCAGCGAAGGAGCGGAACCGATGGCGTCAGATAGCAGAAGAGAATCAACAACTTGCATTTTGGCCCCAAGCCTGCAAGAGCCCGTTGCAGCTACTGGCCCTGTTGCCATTGCCATGCAGAATGCAGCAAGCGGTGGAGCCAAGCAGGCTGGTTTGCCAGACAAAGCCAAATGCAACGCCACGGAGCTTAATAAATCTTATGATGTGGAAAGCCCCTCTCCTTTGCTGATGCAAACCCAGCACCCCCTGCCAATCGACACCCCGAATGCAGGAAGTGAGCATGCTTTGGAAAACAGCTTGGAAAAGGTGAAGCGAAGGCTTGAGCTGGACGCCGACCATGTGCAGAAGGAAAATGTACCTTGTGTTGTGAGGGGAGGTGCCACCGAGCCGGAGAAACTGTGGCTGCATGACCAGAGGGGCCCTGTAGGAGCTGCTCTTGCTGCCAAGAATGAGGCACATGGCAGAGGTTCCAGAG AAGAGGAGGCTCTGAAAATAAAAATGCTGGCTTTGGAAGAAATGAGGAAAAGACTAGAGGAACAGCATGCGCAACAGCTCTCGTTGCTGATTGCAGAGCAAGAGCGAGAACAGGAAAGGCTGCAAAAG GAGATCGAAGAGCAGGAGAGGCGGCTAAAAGGAGAGAAAACTGCCTTAGCCGGAACAGAGATCCCTCAGATCGCTGTCAGCAGTGGGGTGGATTTGCAGTGGAGGAAGATCAGTGACACCCACTTGCTGGAATCTGTGCTGACTCAAGTGGAAACTCTCCATAATGCCAGCTCCGAAAGCATGG GCTTTGTCAGTGCCAAGCTTGGCTCAACAGCTGACGCTCCATTCTACCTCTGGGAACCGCCAGCAAATACAAAGTCGGTTTCAGCGTCCAGGTCAATTAGCAGGAGCAAAATGAGGTGGTCTCAG GTGTACAGTCCTGAGATGAAGAGGAAGCTAAACAAGATCTCTGCTATGGCTAAGGGATTCCTGACACGTAGACTGTTAGAGACAGAGAAACTGAAGCACCTCCGGCAAACTGTCAAA gacaCAAGGGAGTTCATTAGAAACTTTCAATCAGAAGCGCCGTTAAAGAGAGGAGCCGTTTCCGCTCAAGATGCTTCCTTGCAAGAGCGAGTGGTAGCTCAG CTGAGAGCAGCCTTGTATGATATCCATGATATCTTCTTCAAAATGGAGGTGTCTGAGAGGATGAATATCCTGCATCACGATCGGGAAGTTCGCAAAGAGAAAATGCTGCGGCAGCTG gataAAGCAAAAACCCCTCGAGACAGAGTGGCACTTTCCACAGCCACACAGAAGTCTTTGGATAGGAAGAAATATATGAA GGCTACAGAAATGGGCATGCCAAACAAAAAAGCAATAGTGAAACAAAAGACTCCAGAAAACAG AGTCCTTCAGCCAAATCAGGGACAAAATGCTCCCATTCAGAGACTCCTTTCCAGACAAGG
- the CCP110 gene encoding centriolar coiled-coil protein of 110 kDa isoform X2: MEDYEKFCAKHLARLQGEPLHGEMPPVAQHSPVSLIQFHGVPVLPPLLSLQRKKEIQQDRQKALDFELWRQNSRKRILLNRVQEILENVQMKKSSGRNDLDPLEMEKTCSAVEPQVINGFVSESNGVLASSVALSCSTEPQKTLEAKPADAPVESGRNIVRETKQLVLDKQEDICLGPSEKRGCPEGSLAIPSSIVPSKEPAKQQDVEMGLAAEEAPDPYVMSLQNLLKKSREYIQREQNRRSMRSSSKRSVSESLSDKENDAVKISDSMKERGKLMGRSYTAVMLDKPNLTSPQGSSVPKNSTRVVASSSFSKVDIPMRSGTPPLLDSDSDEDFKNTSLFDHENSILRSLTGSYSKLPSPEPSMSPKMHRRRPRPSSMGHIVINNPINAYELSPNEKGRAAGLIGPIAGDKAFASDPVPKLTPSFAPVSFGKTRAFNKSASDISDESAVVKQNQVCHLPASEQESRGLSTSEGAEPMASDSRRESTTCILAPSLQEPVAATGPVAIAMQNAASGGAKQAGLPDKAKCNATELNKSYDVESPSPLLMQTQHPLPIDTPNAGSEHALENSLEKVKRRLELDADHVQKENVPCVVRGGATEPEKLWLHDQRGPVGAALAAKNEAHGRGSREEEALKIKMLALEEMRKRLEEQHAQQLSLLIAEQEREQERLQKEIEEQERRLKGEKTALAGTEIPQIAVSSGVDLQWRKISDTHLLESVLTQVETLHNASSESMGFVSAKLGSTADAPFYLWEPPANTKSVSASRSISRSKMRWSQVYSPEMKRKLNKISAMAKGFLTRRLLETEKLKHLRQTVKDTREFIRNFQSEAPLKRGAVSAQDASLQERVVAQLRAALYDIHDIFFKMEVSERMNILHHDREVRKEKMLRQLDKAKTPRDRVALSTATQKSLDRKKYMKATEMGMPNKKAIVKQKTPENRVLQPNQGQNAPIQRLLSRQGTPKASGKGAEQNRKKPSESRVSNKARSGVYAGKIQRKKPNVVTT, from the exons ATGGAGGACTACGAGAAGTTCTGCGCAAAACACCTGGCGAGGCTCCAAGGAGAGCCGCTGCACGGAGAGATGCCTCCGGTTGCTCAGCACAGCCCTGTTTCCCTGATCCAGTTCCATGGTGTTCCTGTGCTTCCTCCACTG CTTAGTCttcagagaaaaaaagaaattcagcaagacagacaaaaagccctggactttgaACTCTGGAGGCAAAATTCCAGGAAAAGAATTTTGTTGAACCGTGTTCAGGAGATTTTGGAAAATGTGCAG aTGAAGAAATCGTCCGGTCGGAATGACTTAGATCCTTTAGAGATGGAGAAAACTTGTTCTGCTGTAGAACCTCAAGTGATAAATGGGTTCGTCAGTGAATCGAATGGTGTTTTGGCAAGTTCTGTTGCTCTTAGTTGTTCTACAGAACCCCAAAAGACACTGGAAGCTAAGCCGGCAGATGCCCCAGTTGAATCTGGTAGAAACATAGTAAGAGAAACCAAACAGCTTGTCCTTGATAAACAAGAGGACATTTGCCTTGGCCCGTCCGAGAAGAGAGGTTGCCCAGAAGGTTCGTTGGCCATTCCAAGCAGCATAGTTCCTTCCAAGGAGCCTGCAAAGCAACAGGATGTTGAGATGGGGCTGGCTGCTGAGGAAGCCCCGGATCCTTATGTCATGAGCCTTCAGaacctcttgaaaaaatccaggGAGTACATACAGCGAGAACAAAACAGACGTAGCATGAGAAGCAGTTCAAAGAGAAGCGTCAGCGAGAGCCTTTCGGATAAAGAAAACGACGCAGTTAAAATAAGCGACTCCATGAAAGAGAGAGGAAAACTGATGGGCAGGAGTTATACGGCAGTGATGCTTGATAAGCCAAATCTTACTTCTCCGCAAGGTTCTTCTGTCCCCAAAAATAGCACAAGGGTAGTAGCATCATCCAGTTTCTCTAAAGTGGATATACCCATGAGATCTGGAACACCACCTTTGCTAGATTCTGATTCGGATGAAGACTTTAAAAATACCTCTCTGTTTGATCACGAGAACAGCATCCTCCGAAGCCTTACGGGTTCTTACTCGAAATTACCCAGCCCTGAGCCAAGCATGAGCCCGAAAATGCACCGAAGGCGCCCAAGGCCTTCTTCAATGGGGCACATTGTCATTAACAACCCTATAAATGCCTATGAATTAAGCCCCAACGAGAAGGGAAGAGCTGCGGGTTTGATTGGCCCCATTGCCGGCGACAAAGCTTTTGCCTCGGACCCTGTGCCAAAACTCACACCAAGCTTTGCTCCAGTTTCCTTCGGGAAAACTCGCGCTTTCAACAAGAGTGCTTCAGACATCTCTGATGAATCCGCAGTTGTCAAACAGAATCAAGTCTGTCACCTTCCTGCTAGCGAGCAAGAAAGCAGAGGGCTTTCCACCAGCGAAGGAGCGGAACCGATGGCGTCAGATAGCAGAAGAGAATCAACAACTTGCATTTTGGCCCCAAGCCTGCAAGAGCCCGTTGCAGCTACTGGCCCTGTTGCCATTGCCATGCAGAATGCAGCAAGCGGTGGAGCCAAGCAGGCTGGTTTGCCAGACAAAGCCAAATGCAACGCCACGGAGCTTAATAAATCTTATGATGTGGAAAGCCCCTCTCCTTTGCTGATGCAAACCCAGCACCCCCTGCCAATCGACACCCCGAATGCAGGAAGTGAGCATGCTTTGGAAAACAGCTTGGAAAAGGTGAAGCGAAGGCTTGAGCTGGACGCCGACCATGTGCAGAAGGAAAATGTACCTTGTGTTGTGAGGGGAGGTGCCACCGAGCCGGAGAAACTGTGGCTGCATGACCAGAGGGGCCCTGTAGGAGCTGCTCTTGCTGCCAAGAATGAGGCACATGGCAGAGGTTCCAGAG AAGAGGAGGCTCTGAAAATAAAAATGCTGGCTTTGGAAGAAATGAGGAAAAGACTAGAGGAACAGCATGCGCAACAGCTCTCGTTGCTGATTGCAGAGCAAGAGCGAGAACAGGAAAGGCTGCAAAAG GAGATCGAAGAGCAGGAGAGGCGGCTAAAAGGAGAGAAAACTGCCTTAGCCGGAACAGAGATCCCTCAGATCGCTGTCAGCAGTGGGGTGGATTTGCAGTGGAGGAAGATCAGTGACACCCACTTGCTGGAATCTGTGCTGACTCAAGTGGAAACTCTCCATAATGCCAGCTCCGAAAGCATGG GCTTTGTCAGTGCCAAGCTTGGCTCAACAGCTGACGCTCCATTCTACCTCTGGGAACCGCCAGCAAATACAAAGTCGGTTTCAGCGTCCAGGTCAATTAGCAGGAGCAAAATGAGGTGGTCTCAG GTGTACAGTCCTGAGATGAAGAGGAAGCTAAACAAGATCTCTGCTATGGCTAAGGGATTCCTGACACGTAGACTGTTAGAGACAGAGAAACTGAAGCACCTCCGGCAAACTGTCAAA gacaCAAGGGAGTTCATTAGAAACTTTCAATCAGAAGCGCCGTTAAAGAGAGGAGCCGTTTCCGCTCAAGATGCTTCCTTGCAAGAGCGAGTGGTAGCTCAG CTGAGAGCAGCCTTGTATGATATCCATGATATCTTCTTCAAAATGGAGGTGTCTGAGAGGATGAATATCCTGCATCACGATCGGGAAGTTCGCAAAGAGAAAATGCTGCGGCAGCTG gataAAGCAAAAACCCCTCGAGACAGAGTGGCACTTTCCACAGCCACACAGAAGTCTTTGGATAGGAAGAAATATATGAA GGCTACAGAAATGGGCATGCCAAACAAAAAAGCAATAGTGAAACAAAAGACTCCAGAAAACAG AGTCCTTCAGCCAAATCAGGGACAAAATGCTCCCATTCAGAGACTCCTTTCCAGACAAGG